The Thermoplasma acidophilum DSM 1728 genome includes a window with the following:
- a CDS encoding RtcB family protein produces the protein MNVRRIDDYTYMIDKENGMNVPGIVYSSEELFKKSVDEGSLKQVMNVAKLPGIIKASYAMPDIHLGYGFPIGGVAAFDAETGIISPGGVGYDINCGVALVSTGISFDEFMPKIKEVTDDLFIEIPSGLTSRKGLKVSSSDLNEILRSGLKWAYEHDLATRDDMDHTEDHGSIENSGENVSKAAQQRGMSQIGTLGAGNHFLEVQKVSQIFDYDLAGKFGIKMNEVTVMVHTGSRGLGHQVATDYIRMLREADYSVKTSDPELISAPVRSPIGEKYIDAMRSAANFAFVNRQIAIYRIRSVFEKHFGVTPRLIYSLAHNIAKEENHVVDGESMKVIVHRKGATRAFPAGKASSPFEDTGHPVLIPGSMGTASYVLVGLRDNLDKSFGTTCHGSGRVLSRNQAVKKYAGLVEKELQEKNVYARPATKQVLYEEAPESYKNVDEVVDAVYGASLAKPVVKMIPVSVVKG, from the coding sequence ATGAACGTTAGGCGCATCGATGACTATACCTATATGATCGATAAGGAGAATGGTATGAACGTACCAGGTATAGTCTATTCGAGCGAGGAACTCTTCAAGAAGAGTGTGGATGAGGGCTCGCTCAAACAGGTCATGAATGTGGCGAAGCTCCCAGGAATAATAAAAGCGTCATACGCTATGCCTGATATTCATCTCGGATACGGCTTCCCAATAGGAGGTGTTGCTGCGTTTGATGCAGAGACAGGAATCATCTCACCGGGTGGCGTGGGATACGACATCAACTGCGGTGTGGCTCTTGTTTCCACTGGCATATCCTTTGATGAATTCATGCCTAAAATCAAGGAAGTTACCGACGATCTGTTCATAGAGATCCCAAGCGGTCTGACATCAAGAAAAGGTCTCAAAGTATCTTCTTCCGATCTCAACGAAATACTGAGATCGGGTCTGAAATGGGCGTATGAACACGACCTTGCAACGCGAGACGATATGGATCACACAGAAGACCACGGTTCCATAGAAAACAGCGGGGAAAATGTATCCAAAGCGGCGCAGCAGCGTGGAATGAGCCAGATCGGAACGCTAGGAGCTGGAAACCACTTCCTAGAGGTCCAGAAGGTATCACAGATCTTCGATTATGATTTAGCCGGGAAATTCGGGATAAAGATGAACGAGGTAACGGTCATGGTGCATACAGGCTCCAGAGGTCTGGGACATCAGGTAGCGACGGATTACATAAGAATGCTGAGAGAGGCAGACTATTCTGTGAAGACATCGGATCCAGAGCTCATCTCTGCTCCAGTGAGATCACCGATAGGCGAGAAATACATCGATGCCATGAGGTCTGCTGCGAACTTTGCATTTGTAAACAGGCAGATAGCGATATATCGCATAAGGTCAGTTTTTGAGAAGCATTTTGGAGTAACTCCAAGGCTAATATACAGTCTGGCACATAATATAGCGAAGGAGGAGAATCATGTTGTCGATGGCGAATCAATGAAGGTCATAGTTCATCGCAAGGGAGCAACTAGGGCATTTCCCGCAGGAAAGGCGTCCTCACCCTTTGAAGATACAGGACATCCTGTGCTGATCCCGGGAAGTATGGGCACCGCGTCATACGTACTTGTGGGTCTCCGAGACAACCTGGATAAATCTTTTGGAACTACCTGCCATGGTTCCGGCCGCGTATTAAGCAGAAATCAGGCAGTGAAGAAATACGCTGGCCTTGTAGAAAAGGAGCTGCAGGAGAAAAATGTATATGCCCGGCCAGCTACCAAGCAGGTGCTTTACGAGGAGGCGCCTGAGAGCTATAAGAACGTAGACGAGGTTGTTGACGCTGTGTATGGAGCAAGTCTAGCTAAGCCGGTTGTGAAGATGATACCGGTATCCGTGGTTAAAGGCTAG
- a CDS encoding CARDB domain-containing protein, whose amino-acid sequence MNKSTIAIAIVSIIALSSLAGLSFAKTPQTGYADIAVSYYGGPAKVPVEVLNFNGAVVASGSGPHLNVSLPFGQYYVYVPNYIGPGSSGNFTIYDAKSVAFNLTSSNVSVSIALTAYPTYGINVSFSGIPNGAIVKFETADDFVFNQTHVINGKYQFQLPIKVPFYAVLDYGTTNHTYLEYLANATSTLSISPNKPDFYGYPNVNSGNIVIIDPVSPYDYTVVPFTNGYFSINASSSDIILVESPGYMPYAFTSSQNGNMIKLSKDVSNVYYNYSLSQNMQTLYQNITFHLNNGTAFPNYFTNSSVGSLYWQMKLDNITESQLVRYFYGLAQNYTLSTFTVNGVNYNITSPPKVTVYSTSNSVTAYVNATYSNMSPVSSLSTINVYVYGTQNTPGSIQYNFNITYNNASLAVSSSNVPLISSYRYVRISPLSSNTMVSLKFSPVQKPVMANNSYTLYWKDMVSDNYVLNNNASNAYYVVPLNQTVYLNASSAYFNPVTNSNDYAQANFTWTINGTTEYSYNVSYKFYDQVNKVSVRVVSPSGGIAYSNFTVIGVSNSTAPMVKFSASLNGKTITSSKNYYRSNNTYLISLSVPQSASVSYSFYGSSLTAQKYSVFLMYSWHFPGQTFIGQNVSYAFQHPSIAPGYLNQYAYANITTEVGNVTHVILHVYVNDTTPPSATFFMMYNGTYIKNPIAGKSIVLSANNTTDPYYPFSDLRFQWKIEYVNGTVAQPSSTTYTNMTPMNNSYVIIQFNTVNSMIISLNVTNPSGISGYYNKTVSMVVQSPRLVVKSIYMPKAAYQGSSSKVYVNVSNLGTMNAYDVNITLYVNGKVVGSTTVSEIKAGSYYNATVTWVPPTSGKLPLYATAEVGNEPSAFVTAGALTQQVSVNPPAYRTPLIVVSVIVVLVVVVYVYYRIRSGGGKSTQKAVQPKTELPKQQQKKK is encoded by the coding sequence GTGAACAAATCTACAATTGCGATTGCTATTGTTTCAATAATAGCATTGAGTTCCCTTGCGGGATTGAGCTTTGCCAAGACGCCACAGACCGGCTATGCGGATATAGCTGTATCATATTATGGTGGGCCGGCTAAAGTACCTGTTGAGGTACTTAACTTCAATGGCGCTGTTGTGGCATCGGGAAGCGGCCCGCATCTAAATGTATCGCTTCCATTTGGGCAATATTATGTTTACGTTCCAAACTATATTGGACCAGGTTCCAGTGGAAATTTCACTATATACGATGCTAAGTCTGTAGCATTCAACCTAACTTCAAGCAATGTCAGTGTGTCTATAGCACTTACTGCGTATCCGACATATGGGATAAATGTTTCATTCTCAGGCATACCTAATGGAGCTATCGTGAAGTTTGAAACCGCAGACGACTTTGTGTTCAACCAGACGCACGTTATAAACGGAAAATATCAATTCCAGCTACCGATAAAAGTTCCATTCTATGCAGTTCTGGATTATGGAACTACCAACCATACATATCTTGAATATCTTGCGAATGCTACCTCCACACTATCTATAAGTCCTAACAAACCAGATTTCTATGGTTATCCTAACGTCAACTCCGGAAACATAGTAATAATAGATCCTGTAAGCCCTTATGATTATACGGTGGTACCATTTACAAATGGGTATTTCTCTATAAATGCTTCATCTAGTGATATAATACTGGTTGAATCTCCGGGTTATATGCCATATGCATTTACTTCATCGCAGAACGGCAATATGATAAAGCTCTCCAAAGACGTATCCAACGTGTATTACAATTACAGTCTTAGCCAAAACATGCAGACGCTATACCAGAATATAACATTCCATCTGAACAATGGAACCGCATTTCCAAACTATTTTACAAATTCCAGCGTTGGATCACTGTACTGGCAAATGAAGTTGGATAATATAACAGAATCACAGCTCGTAAGATACTTCTACGGTCTTGCCCAGAATTATACTCTGAGCACGTTCACAGTCAACGGTGTCAACTACAACATAACATCACCTCCAAAGGTTACTGTTTACAGCACATCTAATTCCGTAACAGCCTATGTAAACGCAACCTATTCGAATATGTCACCAGTTTCTTCTCTGAGCACGATAAATGTATACGTTTACGGCACGCAGAATACCCCGGGATCAATACAGTACAATTTCAATATAACATATAATAATGCAAGTCTCGCTGTATCCTCATCAAATGTGCCTCTAATATCCTCGTACAGATATGTTAGAATATCGCCACTCTCAAGCAACACCATGGTCAGTCTAAAGTTTTCACCAGTTCAGAAGCCCGTGATGGCCAACAATTCATATACGCTATACTGGAAAGACATGGTATCTGACAACTATGTGCTCAATAACAACGCATCAAATGCCTATTACGTCGTCCCACTAAATCAGACCGTATACCTAAATGCTTCAAGCGCTTACTTCAACCCCGTGACAAATTCGAATGACTATGCGCAGGCAAACTTCACCTGGACCATAAATGGAACAACCGAATACTCGTACAACGTATCCTATAAGTTCTATGATCAGGTCAACAAGGTCAGTGTAAGGGTAGTTAGCCCGTCGGGAGGTATAGCCTACTCAAACTTCACCGTCATAGGCGTGAGCAACAGCACTGCACCTATGGTCAAGTTCTCCGCTTCACTGAACGGAAAGACCATAACTTCATCTAAAAATTATTATAGATCTAACAACACCTATCTTATATCGTTGAGCGTTCCCCAGTCCGCAAGCGTCAGCTACAGCTTCTATGGATCTTCCCTCACGGCACAGAAATACAGTGTATTCCTGATGTACAGCTGGCACTTCCCAGGACAGACGTTCATAGGCCAGAACGTATCCTACGCTTTCCAGCATCCGAGTATAGCTCCAGGGTATCTGAATCAGTATGCGTATGCAAACATAACAACTGAAGTTGGAAATGTAACCCATGTGATTCTGCACGTCTATGTCAACGATACAACGCCACCATCGGCTACATTCTTCATGATGTACAACGGTACTTACATAAAGAACCCGATTGCTGGCAAGTCCATAGTGCTTAGCGCCAACAATACAACCGATCCGTACTATCCATTCTCCGATCTCAGATTCCAGTGGAAGATAGAGTACGTCAACGGCACAGTGGCTCAGCCTTCATCCACAACGTATACAAACATGACGCCTATGAACAATTCTTACGTTATCATACAGTTCAACACAGTCAATAGCATGATAATATCCCTCAATGTTACAAATCCGTCTGGAATATCCGGCTACTACAACAAGACTGTATCCATGGTTGTGCAGAGCCCGAGGCTAGTCGTGAAATCCATATACATGCCCAAGGCGGCATACCAGGGATCATCTTCAAAGGTATATGTTAACGTATCCAACCTTGGAACTATGAATGCCTACGATGTCAACATAACGCTATATGTTAATGGAAAGGTCGTTGGAAGCACTACCGTGAGCGAGATCAAGGCGGGATCGTACTACAACGCGACGGTGACATGGGTACCGCCAACATCCGGCAAGCTTCCACTGTATGCCACCGCAGAGGTTGGCAATGAGCCATCAGCATTCGTAACTGCTGGAGCATTAACACAGCAGGTGAGTGTGAATCCGCCGGCCTACAGGACGCCGCTCATAGTGGTATCGGTCATAGTTGTGCTCGTAGTAGTGGTCTACGTGTACTACAGGATCAGATCCGGTGGTGGAAAATCAACGCAGAAGGCTGTACAGCCAAAGACGGAGCTTCCAAAACAGCAGCAAAAGAAGAAATGA
- the argS gene encoding arginine--tRNA ligase, whose product MLLFQDLRKDIYEIVSKRFRISENDVYLDDTGHSDITIRVFRILKSPDGGENAVMEIVRSISEKDYVEKALSEGGYINVWIKRTYMLREVLESIEKSGTYPDVFQEAERVSVEHTSANPTGPLHIGRARNSIIGDSIYRILSRYGYRTVRQYFVNDSGKQMISLYTAYIKYGGPITIENLLENYQKIYREMEKDQSIEKEIEKNIERYENADPEVFGTLRKIAGVMLDGIASTLKRIGIEFDEFDWESDLLLNGSVRKAIDMLETKEEDSARYIEISGKKVFLTRKDGTTLYFARDIAYHLFKAENSEWIIDVLGEDHKDHAKSLNHVLKEMLKLENRVSFMYYSFITLETGKMSTRRGNIVTLQDLVDRTYDEALKIVNEKRPDLSEEERKKIAEVIASSAVRYSIIRVSAPKPITFRWEEALNFESNSAPFIMYSHARAASILDKAPEPEQSYGMDMPKEEADLVKAMYVYPYYLKDAAQDLKPDLIAAYLISLVQKFNDFYGACRVIGTDPLTYARRIRIVKAYKQILSDAGDLIGIKMLDQM is encoded by the coding sequence ATGCTTCTTTTTCAGGATCTTAGGAAGGACATATATGAGATCGTGAGCAAAAGGTTCAGGATCTCTGAAAACGATGTATACCTGGATGATACGGGTCATTCTGATATAACGATAAGGGTATTCAGAATCCTTAAATCGCCTGATGGCGGTGAGAATGCCGTCATGGAAATTGTGAGATCGATATCCGAGAAGGACTACGTGGAGAAGGCGCTTTCTGAAGGCGGTTACATAAATGTCTGGATAAAACGCACCTACATGCTCAGAGAGGTTCTAGAATCAATTGAGAAATCAGGAACGTATCCTGATGTATTTCAGGAGGCTGAAAGGGTAAGTGTTGAGCATACAAGTGCCAATCCAACAGGGCCACTGCACATAGGACGTGCAAGAAACTCCATAATCGGAGATTCCATTTACAGAATCCTTTCCAGATACGGGTACAGGACCGTAAGGCAGTACTTCGTCAATGATTCAGGCAAGCAAATGATCTCGCTTTACACAGCCTATATCAAGTATGGCGGCCCGATAACAATAGAGAATCTGCTTGAGAATTACCAGAAGATCTACCGCGAGATGGAAAAGGATCAAAGCATAGAGAAAGAGATCGAGAAGAACATCGAGAGGTACGAGAATGCTGATCCTGAAGTTTTCGGAACACTGAGGAAAATTGCGGGCGTCATGCTTGACGGCATCGCCTCAACGCTCAAGAGGATCGGGATAGAGTTCGATGAGTTCGACTGGGAATCTGATCTTCTTCTCAACGGCAGCGTGAGGAAAGCAATCGATATGCTGGAAACAAAGGAAGAAGATAGTGCAAGGTATATAGAAATTTCTGGAAAAAAGGTATTCCTAACCAGGAAGGATGGTACCACGCTGTACTTCGCCAGGGATATCGCCTACCACCTCTTCAAGGCAGAAAACAGCGAGTGGATCATAGACGTTCTCGGTGAAGATCATAAGGATCACGCCAAGTCGCTGAACCACGTGCTGAAGGAGATGCTTAAGCTGGAAAACAGGGTATCGTTCATGTATTACAGCTTCATAACTTTGGAAACCGGAAAGATGTCCACCAGGCGTGGAAATATAGTAACATTGCAGGATCTCGTCGACAGGACCTATGATGAGGCCCTTAAGATAGTAAACGAAAAGAGACCTGACCTCAGTGAGGAAGAACGCAAAAAAATAGCTGAGGTGATCGCCAGTTCAGCCGTGAGATACAGCATAATCAGGGTGAGCGCACCAAAGCCCATAACGTTCAGGTGGGAGGAGGCGCTCAACTTTGAATCCAATTCTGCGCCTTTCATAATGTATTCGCATGCCAGAGCTGCAAGCATACTTGATAAGGCCCCAGAACCGGAGCAATCTTATGGCATGGATATGCCCAAGGAAGAGGCTGATCTTGTGAAGGCCATGTACGTATATCCATATTATCTCAAAGATGCCGCACAGGATCTCAAGCCTGATCTGATCGCAGCATACCTTATTTCTCTTGTACAGAAATTCAATGATTTCTATGGGGCGTGCAGGGTGATTGGCACAGATCCTCTCACATACGCAAGAAGAATAAGGATTGTAAAGGCCTATAAACAGATACTCTCTGACGCCGGTGATCTTATAGGAATAAAAATGCTTGATCAAATGTAA
- a CDS encoding 3-phosphoshikimate 1-carboxyvinyltransferase, which translates to MTVKIYGSGGSGTVALPSSKSFTQRYILGSVFLNKSVTLNYVTITGDDSIALDIAQRAGANITMNDSSIKIRTSFTCPSDIYVGESATSYRIALGLLGSAGCITHVKGDPDLAKRPMDPLVKALEANDVHLKLNEDGFYDVDGSESKKRYIEVDGVSSQFVSSMIFYYARKGGGEFLVKNMRSPGYVYITKRVLYDLGYFVNIEKTITINPSGVWKTAIDVEPDYSSLAFFLVLGLLSENVDVRFNIKRMSRIQPDSVLLDMFKDNIAIDRDTLRVLPGIRDRITVDADHNPDLCPPISVIGIFSEHGVEIDNYARLKTKESNRYEGIIDMASRFGAIVEDNGKDLFIKRGDLKDPGTLSYTDHRMIMSAAVAAAASGFEVEIENETKVSKSFPGFFKELSKFANVSESN; encoded by the coding sequence ATGACAGTTAAGATATATGGATCTGGCGGCAGCGGTACGGTTGCACTTCCCTCCTCAAAGAGCTTTACACAGCGTTATATACTTGGATCTGTGTTTTTGAACAAGAGCGTTACACTCAACTACGTGACGATCACAGGCGATGACTCCATAGCTCTGGATATAGCACAGAGGGCCGGCGCAAATATAACGATGAATGACAGCAGCATAAAGATCAGGACCTCGTTCACGTGCCCTAGCGATATCTATGTGGGGGAGTCCGCCACGTCTTATAGAATTGCTCTTGGACTGCTCGGATCAGCCGGCTGCATCACTCACGTAAAGGGCGATCCGGACCTTGCAAAGAGACCGATGGATCCTCTGGTGAAGGCACTTGAAGCGAATGATGTGCATCTGAAGCTCAACGAAGATGGCTTCTACGACGTCGATGGATCGGAATCAAAGAAGAGATACATTGAGGTAGACGGCGTGAGCTCACAGTTCGTCTCGTCCATGATCTTCTACTATGCAAGGAAGGGTGGAGGCGAGTTCCTGGTAAAGAATATGCGGTCGCCAGGCTATGTTTACATAACCAAGCGTGTTCTGTACGATCTCGGTTATTTCGTTAACATTGAGAAGACAATAACGATCAATCCATCCGGCGTTTGGAAGACGGCAATAGATGTAGAACCGGATTACTCAAGTTTGGCATTTTTCCTCGTCCTCGGGCTGCTCTCCGAAAACGTTGATGTGAGGTTCAATATAAAGCGCATGTCGAGGATTCAGCCGGATTCGGTTCTCCTTGACATGTTCAAGGACAACATAGCGATAGACAGGGATACGCTGAGAGTGCTTCCAGGAATCAGGGACAGGATCACGGTTGACGCCGATCACAATCCAGATCTATGCCCACCGATCTCCGTCATAGGCATATTCTCTGAACACGGTGTTGAGATCGATAACTATGCAAGGCTGAAGACCAAGGAGAGCAACCGCTATGAAGGCATAATAGATATGGCCTCCAGGTTCGGTGCGATCGTCGAGGACAACGGAAAGGATCTCTTCATCAAGAGAGGCGATCTGAAGGATCCAGGAACGCTATCATACACAGACCACCGCATGATAATGAGCGCCGCTGTTGCAGCAGCCGCATCTGGATTCGAGGTGGAAATAGAGAACGAAACCAAGGTCTCGAAGAGCTTTCCGGGCTTCTTCAAGGAACTCTCAAAATTTGCAAACGTGAGCGAATCAAATTAA
- a CDS encoding shikimate kinase yields the protein MKYARVRTHGGVSIISAFIDGMGGAFSIDVPMTVTVREGTCSEEKKISEDIRRYLSIATCFRFTVDSRIPSGYGLKSSSAYILALAKAMAVYSGIDISDMEIMTASADISKNSGLSMTGALDDLCQAMYGGYCLTDNRKMKILRRGRLPEMPVLVCADGDKRSSGKVSIEGHFTNAIRRVEDLAFKGRIFDAAVANGLIYGSIFGMDLRLIGSMLKAGALYSSQSGKGPAIFGIFADRRSAMNARSDIGFGIVTKINNQGIRYWKYDS from the coding sequence ATGAAATACGCAAGGGTTAGGACGCACGGCGGGGTATCCATAATATCTGCGTTCATAGACGGTATGGGCGGCGCATTTTCGATAGACGTCCCCATGACGGTCACCGTCAGAGAAGGAACGTGCTCAGAGGAAAAGAAGATAAGCGAAGATATTCGAAGATACCTTTCAATAGCTACGTGCTTCAGATTCACTGTGGACAGCAGGATACCGTCAGGATACGGACTAAAAAGCAGCAGCGCCTATATACTCGCGCTGGCAAAGGCGATGGCTGTATACAGCGGGATTGATATAAGCGACATGGAGATAATGACTGCATCAGCGGATATATCCAAGAATTCAGGATTATCAATGACAGGGGCTCTGGACGATCTGTGCCAGGCCATGTACGGCGGGTACTGCCTCACCGATAACAGGAAGATGAAAATATTGAGGCGTGGCAGGCTTCCCGAGATGCCTGTTCTTGTCTGCGCAGATGGCGATAAGCGATCATCCGGGAAAGTATCCATAGAAGGACACTTCACCAACGCAATTCGCAGAGTTGAAGATTTAGCCTTCAAGGGCAGGATATTCGATGCTGCAGTGGCCAACGGACTTATATACGGATCTATATTCGGAATGGATCTGCGCCTCATTGGCAGTATGCTGAAGGCCGGAGCTCTGTATTCTTCACAGAGCGGCAAGGGCCCTGCAATATTCGGTATATTCGCGGACAGGAGATCTGCGATGAACGCAAGATCCGATATCGGTTTTGGGATAGTCACAAAGATAAACAACCAGGGAATACGTTACTGGAAATATGACAGTTAA
- a CDS encoding shikimate dehydrogenase: MNGNSIIGLIGHPVSHSIGQILYNRIFQDMGIDAFYLAMDVHMNVLPAFLKNSFFLKAFNVTIPHKVSIIPFLDDLDEIASQTRSVNLVIREQSRMKGYNTDYYGLDYALSFNQVEIEEKRIVIAGSGGIARTVIRYMLDHGAHRVDVLTRNAQNARRNLDIPGIGLHENIDEDYDIYVNCTPLGTLGDGDPFSTVDFRSGRTGIDLVYNPPDTPFLKRMRNAGGRTVSGLDVFIGQGLRTLELVFGIRPDSIFREYAVEALNEIRKG, encoded by the coding sequence ATGAACGGAAATAGCATTATCGGGCTGATCGGGCATCCCGTATCGCATTCCATAGGCCAGATACTTTACAACAGGATCTTTCAGGACATGGGCATAGACGCCTTTTACTTGGCGATGGATGTTCACATGAACGTTCTTCCAGCATTCCTGAAGAATTCTTTTTTTCTAAAAGCGTTCAACGTGACGATACCGCACAAGGTATCTATAATTCCATTCCTTGATGATCTGGATGAAATAGCATCACAAACACGTTCTGTTAACCTCGTGATAAGGGAACAGAGCCGCATGAAGGGATACAACACCGATTACTACGGTCTGGACTACGCACTATCTTTTAATCAAGTTGAGATTGAGGAAAAAAGAATCGTGATAGCCGGTTCCGGCGGCATTGCAAGAACAGTAATCAGATACATGCTGGATCATGGCGCGCATAGAGTTGACGTTCTGACGAGGAATGCACAGAATGCCAGAAGAAATCTGGATATTCCAGGCATAGGCCTGCATGAAAATATCGATGAGGACTACGACATCTACGTGAACTGCACACCCCTGGGCACACTTGGAGACGGCGATCCCTTCTCGACTGTCGATTTCCGCAGCGGGCGTACGGGCATAGATCTCGTCTACAATCCACCTGACACTCCCTTCCTGAAGAGAATGCGGAATGCGGGCGGCCGAACGGTCTCCGGCCTGGATGTCTTCATAGGGCAGGGACTCCGGACGCTGGAACTTGTGTTCGGGATCAGGCCAGACAGTATCTTCAGAGAATATGCAGTGGAGGCTCTGAATGAAATACGCAAGGGTTAG